The following are from one region of the bacterium HR11 genome:
- the purF_2 gene encoding Amidophosphoribosyltransferase gives MCGVFGVWNHPEAAHLTYMGLYALQHRGQESAGIVTADGERLFEHKGMGYVSDVFTEDVLKKLPGHLAIGHVRYSTAGRSFLQNAQPLVAHRAWGSLAIAHNGNIVNALSLRESLERDGAIFSTTTDTEVILHLVARSRRWDLVDAILWALHQLKGAFTLVILTPDTLIGVRDPYGFRPLWLGRKDGAWVLASETSALDLIDAVPEREVQPGEVIVINEDGIQSLKPFPAVGRAQCIFELVYFSRPDSVIFGRSVSEARVEMGRWLAREAPADADIVVPVPDSGVHAAIGYAEASGLPFQFGLIRNHYVGRTFIQPSQANRSFGVKVKLNPVRPVVGGKRVVLIDDSIVRGTTSRKIVQMLRQAGAREIHMRISCPPIIGPCYYGIDTPSEEELIANHYDVAGIARFIGADTLAYLSLEALLRSVGDPEGREFCVACYTRDYPIPADHQKIKQVRILERATVESS, from the coding sequence ATGTGCGGTGTCTTTGGCGTCTGGAACCATCCGGAGGCGGCGCACCTGACCTACATGGGGCTGTACGCCCTTCAGCATCGAGGCCAGGAGAGCGCCGGGATCGTGACGGCCGACGGCGAGCGGCTGTTTGAACACAAGGGCATGGGGTACGTCAGCGACGTATTTACCGAGGACGTCTTAAAGAAGCTCCCGGGCCATCTGGCCATCGGCCACGTGCGGTACTCGACGGCCGGCCGGAGCTTTCTCCAGAATGCCCAGCCCCTGGTCGCCCACCGGGCGTGGGGGAGCCTCGCCATCGCCCACAACGGCAACATCGTGAACGCCCTCTCCTTGCGGGAATCTCTGGAGCGGGACGGGGCCATCTTCAGCACGACGACCGACACGGAGGTCATCCTCCATCTGGTCGCCCGTTCCCGACGATGGGACCTGGTGGATGCCATTTTGTGGGCCTTGCACCAACTGAAAGGGGCTTTCACGCTGGTCATCCTGACGCCGGACACGCTCATCGGTGTTCGGGACCCCTATGGCTTCCGGCCCCTCTGGCTGGGCCGTAAAGACGGGGCGTGGGTCCTGGCCTCGGAGACGTCGGCCCTGGACCTGATCGACGCCGTCCCCGAGCGGGAGGTCCAGCCCGGCGAGGTCATCGTCATCAACGAGGACGGCATCCAGTCCCTGAAGCCCTTTCCGGCCGTCGGCCGGGCGCAGTGCATCTTCGAGCTGGTCTACTTTTCCCGACCTGACAGCGTCATCTTCGGGCGCTCCGTCAGTGAGGCCCGCGTCGAGATGGGCCGGTGGCTCGCCCGGGAGGCCCCGGCCGACGCCGACATCGTCGTGCCCGTCCCGGACTCGGGCGTCCATGCGGCCATCGGGTACGCCGAGGCCTCGGGCCTGCCCTTCCAGTTCGGCCTCATCCGGAATCACTACGTGGGCCGCACGTTCATCCAGCCCTCCCAGGCGAACCGGAGCTTCGGCGTGAAGGTCAAGCTGAACCCGGTGCGCCCTGTCGTGGGCGGCAAACGGGTCGTCCTCATCGACGATTCCATCGTCCGGGGTACGACGAGCCGCAAGATCGTTCAAATGCTCCGCCAGGCGGGCGCTCGGGAGATTCACATGCGCATCAGTTGCCCGCCCATCATCGGCCCCTGCTACTACGGCATCGACACGCCGTCCGAGGAGGAGCTGATCGCCAACCATTACGACGTGGCCGGCATCGCCCGCTTCATCGGGGCCGACACTTTAGCCTACCTGAGCCTGGAAGCCCTCCTGCGGAGCGTCGGCGACCCCGAGGGTCGGGAATTCTGCGTGGCCTGCTACACGCGGGACTACCCCATCCCGGCCGACCACCAGAAGATCAAGCAGGTCCGCATCCTGGAACGGGCGACGGTTGAATCAAGTTAA
- the purM gene encoding Phosphoribosylformylglycinamidine cyclo-ligase gives MRYRDTGVDIDRGHEAVRRIRRLLEQYQPAFRENIGRFGGLLPLAVEGMAAPHLVASIDGVGTKTRVAAAVGRWDVCGRDVIAHGINDVLVQGAYPIAALDYLGMGRIVPERVEAIVRGMLEECTRHGVVLIGGETAEMPDVYGEDDVDVVAVVIGLVDGPRMLDGRAIRPGDRLLGLPSTGLHTNGYTLARKLFFERLGWAPDRWLDECRMTLADALLQPHRCYLPYLKPLLDRGLVRGLAHITGGGLTENVPRILPEGTVARVRLGSWPVPPIFELIRRLGDVPPDEMLRTFNMGVGMVVVVRPDDEPEARQTVEDLGLPVYTIGEVGPGSGGVVYE, from the coding sequence ATGCGGTACCGGGACACGGGCGTGGACATCGACCGGGGCCATGAGGCCGTCCGTCGGATCCGGCGGCTCCTGGAGCAGTACCAGCCGGCCTTCCGGGAGAACATCGGACGGTTCGGGGGTCTCCTGCCCCTGGCGGTCGAGGGGATGGCGGCCCCCCACCTGGTGGCCAGCATCGACGGCGTCGGGACGAAGACCCGCGTGGCCGCCGCCGTCGGCCGGTGGGACGTCTGCGGCCGGGACGTGATCGCCCACGGCATCAACGACGTCCTCGTCCAGGGCGCCTATCCCATCGCGGCGCTGGACTACCTCGGCATGGGCCGCATCGTGCCCGAGCGGGTCGAGGCCATCGTCCGGGGGATGTTGGAAGAGTGCACCCGTCACGGGGTCGTCCTCATCGGCGGGGAGACGGCCGAGATGCCGGACGTGTACGGCGAGGACGACGTGGACGTCGTGGCCGTCGTCATCGGCCTCGTCGATGGACCCCGAATGCTGGACGGCCGGGCCATCCGGCCGGGGGACCGTCTGCTGGGCCTTCCCTCGACGGGCCTTCACACGAACGGTTACACCCTGGCCCGGAAGCTCTTCTTCGAGCGCCTCGGCTGGGCGCCTGACCGGTGGCTGGACGAGTGCCGGATGACCCTGGCGGACGCCCTGCTCCAGCCGCACCGGTGCTATCTTCCCTACCTGAAGCCGCTCCTCGACCGGGGCCTCGTCCGGGGCTTGGCCCACATCACGGGCGGCGGCCTGACGGAGAACGTCCCCCGGATCCTCCCCGAAGGGACGGTCGCCCGGGTCCGCCTTGGGTCGTGGCCGGTCCCGCCGATCTTTGAGTTGATTCGGCGTCTCGGCGACGTCCCGCCGGACGAGATGCTCCGTACGTTCAACATGGGCGTCGGGATGGTCGTCGTCGTCCGGCCCGACGACGAGCCAGAGGCCCGACAGACCGTCGAGGACCTCGGCCTGCCCGTGTATACCATCGGCGAGGTCGGGCCGGGGTCGGGCGGCGTCGTCTATGAATAG
- the purN_2 gene encoding Phosphoribosylglycinamide formyltransferase has product MATGRIVILISGRGTNMERLIQACQAGEIPARVVRVISDNPEARGLERARAYGVPTVVVPARAFPDRAAFEAALLAAVREAAPDLICLAGFMRILSPTFVQAYRHRIMNIHPALLPAFPGLHAQRQALEYGVKVSGCTVHFVDEGVDTGPIIVQKAVPVLEDDTEETLAARILEKEHEAYPEAVRLFFEGRLRVEGRRVRIVDRPE; this is encoded by the coding sequence ATGGCGACGGGTCGAATCGTGATCCTCATCTCCGGTCGCGGGACGAACATGGAGCGGCTCATCCAGGCCTGTCAGGCCGGGGAGATCCCGGCCCGGGTCGTCCGGGTCATCAGCGACAACCCCGAGGCCCGGGGGCTCGAACGGGCCCGGGCTTACGGCGTCCCGACCGTCGTCGTGCCTGCCCGGGCGTTCCCGGACCGGGCGGCCTTCGAGGCGGCCCTCCTGGCGGCCGTGCGGGAGGCGGCGCCGGACCTCATCTGCCTGGCCGGCTTCATGCGAATCCTAAGCCCGACGTTCGTTCAGGCCTACCGGCACCGGATCATGAACATCCATCCGGCCCTGCTCCCGGCGTTTCCGGGCCTCCACGCCCAGCGGCAGGCCCTCGAGTACGGCGTGAAGGTCTCCGGCTGTACGGTCCACTTCGTCGACGAAGGCGTCGACACGGGCCCCATCATCGTCCAGAAGGCCGTCCCCGTCTTAGAGGACGATACCGAGGAGACCCTGGCGGCCCGCATCCTGGAGAAGGAGCACGAGGCCTATCCGGAGGCCGTCCGCCTGTTTTTTGAGGGTCGGCTCCGCGTCGAGGGCCGGCGGGTCCGCATCGTAGACCGGCCAGAATGA